TATTTTCGGGGATTGGCGGATCTAAAATAAGGGCGGAAAATAGTCCTcccaataataattactaattagattaACGAAttgctttataaataattagaagttgtagtaactttaaaaattattaattaggggtatacgaaatagtataataaagttcggaaaTTAAAGGAGTTcgatattagaaattaggttttacttaatataaaatatattaaataatactacctAAGCGCTAAATTAacaaataaatttttaggacccttttaaattactaaggtCGTTAGGGAGAAGAAAATGGTATACTGATTCGTACTCCCcgcgtattattaaatttacttaatattctttattattttattagagccgtactatagggatcctattatagtaatactaagaAGGGAAATTGNNNNNNNNNNNNNNNNNNNNNNNNNNNNNNNNNNNNNNNNNNNNNNNNNNNNNNNNNNNNNNNNNNNNNNNNNNNNNNNNNNNNNNNNNNNNNNNNNNNNtataattctaaataggcgaatataaaataatatagggtaagaagagtattaaatagttatataggtaataaaagggagtaaataaaaagataaaacgaagataataattagaagcggaaggatagaataaatatataatagtagcggttatataaaagtagaagaaaaaggcggaaaataagaaggtatataatttgGATTATAATAGGGGGAGTAAGGGTAGTagttaagaattatattattaggacgaaaaaaataatataaagaataaagcgagggtaataggaaggtaattaaaaaggaataatataagtgaGGGAGGTTTATAGagaaagtaatatatagaattataggaagtaaaggaaggaaataaaagtcCTAAGGATAAAACCTATAAAGAAGGGGATTATATTCGGAATTTACAATAGGTTGTAGtaaatacgaataatagagaataacCTATAAGAGGAACTtcggaatttaattatataagtattatataataggtatagataaTAGAAGGTACCTTacaagaatattaaattacactacgaatataaataacggAGAATGCTTAGTAAGAGGAATTACGGagcgtaattatattaatatcttaaaatacttattaatatttttaaattcggtATAATACTCTTCGTTAGGTAAAACgatacttattattttatacgcttataggataatagtcttaataatagtcggAAACCCGActaactttttaaatttaatattagtttcgtatccgtattagagtttataagaatagatattacaataccaatattctaaCGGGCGGAACGCTAGcgctttaaatctaataccgGCTTTgtatccgtatttagaatttataagaatagatattacaatactaatattctagcaggcggctcgctatatttagaatttataagaatagatattataataccgatattttagcgggcggcttcgtacCCGCATTTAGAATTcataaaaatagatattacaataccgatattTTAACGGGCGGCTTCGCGTCCGTATTTGGaacttataagaatagatattataatactaatattttaataagcggcttcgtatctatatttagaatttagaagaagggatattataatactaatattctagtaggcggTTCGCTAGTAGTAAAACGGCTACAATATCCGGGATATAGCGTTAacggctattataaataataattcgcttAAACTAAAGGGCGAAAACTTCGCACCTTCGCCGGTAATATAGCCCGATaacgttataatagtataatactaacgccCTCCGCTACTTAACcgggatttattataaattgtaaaaATTCCGAGGACGGAacctataagggggggggttgtattaGGAAGCTAAAAATTCGTATACTAAAGTACTTTAGCAACTACTattccccttcgttaaccgATACgtagaaatactaataataatacttatattaggttaaaCTTACGGGAAAGATAATCCAATACCGCGCCGAAGCGCTAAACTAGTACGaagctctataatatttattaacaaataaatagaatttacataaatataaaagaggcCTAACGGAACATAATTCATTATAGttggtaattattaatatatttttagattGACCCCTAACttgccgtcccctacgtatagccacaaccgtagtcacctcagcctacttttcgcctacgttcctaacagTTAATAGTttgaatatataaatatttagaaagcCTAAGCGTATGTAGATTGAATTGTACGCTAGCGGTTTAGAAGAAGTGGCGATTTATGTAcggtttaataatattaaatatttaaaataattaaaatgcTAGTTAAATAAACTGTGTTTGTATGGTTTATTTAGTGTGCCGTACATCTTTGTAAGTGCTTGCAAAATTGACCGCTTACTAAAAAAAGCTATGTACGTATGGTTTACTTATCTTAAGCCATTATTATACGGTATACCACacccttataaattccgCTAAGATGGCCCCCCGCAGCCCAAGCTCACATGCGATGCCATGATCCGTCCCAAACTAAGGCTGTTCGTTCCAGATAGGTGATAGCAGCATCCAGATCTCTTTTCAGGCATATTTTATGCCATCTGGTCACCATCCATGGGCTAGACAAGCACGGCATTGAAACAGCGTAAAACCCCCGTCGTTCGGTTAATTGGCTGTGACACACCATCTCCACCGTTCTGGAATCACGCAgataaggtacctctatggtaGGCTGCACAATTACACTATACCTAGCCCACGGCACCACCTACCTCGACATGCCAGGCTACCTCGCTACTGTTTGACCATTTCAACCATCCTGGATCCTACCAACATCTATCTCATCATTCACGTCTTCCAACCCACCGTCTGTCAACACTGCGCTTTCAATCATCAAAGATCTAAACGCTTTCCAGGAGAACAGGTGGCCCATCATGTCTGCGCCAACCGACAGCAATGTTGTAAGTCCCTCCCCACCGAAACTCAGGGTGATCTTGCAGCAACCAGCAGATTCAAGTTGCCCCCTCCTTCGCGAAACGGGAACTTCTTTGGTATACTAATCCATTTGTTGAACAGTCCAAGCACGCAACGGTAGAACCCGCGCCCGAATCCCCTACGACAGCTCGACCGTTTGAAttggatgacgacgaagctCAGGAGAATGTCCCCTTGGGCACCGATACCACAACAACTGCTACCACACAGAATAATACGTCTGGTTCTGACGAGAACCCCCCAGCCAAGCCTCCCCGCCCATTGACCGAGGAACAAAAGAATCAGCAGATTCTGAAGGAAGCGTTTCCGTCCATCGATCTTACTGTCATCAAGGCAGTCCTCAGGGCCAGCCGCGGACAGATCGAGCCCGCCTTCAACGCTCTTCTCGAGATGACGGATCCCGATGCAGTTCAGAACGATGACGTACCCCCGCCGCCTCCCCCGAGGCCCGCGGCGCAACCCGGCGGTCCTACTTCCACCGAAAGGTCCCAACTGGAGGCTGATGAGATATACGCGCGTCAACTTGCAGAGCATTTTGAGAGTACCGCCGCGTATGAGGCCAGAACCGCCAACCGCGGAACTCCGGGCTCTTCTCGTGAGCCCACTGCCGCCCGCGGACCGCACATGCCTCCGCGCCATCGGCAGGAGACGGGCCTGAAGCCAAATGAGCTGTACGACGACAGGGAGCACAGCTTCATTGATGATGATCTGCCGGTTATCAAGGAGAGCTTGCGCAAGGGGTTTATCGAGACACAGAGCAAGGTCAATTCATGGTTCACAACtatcaagaagaagattgacGAGACttttgatgaggatgagaatGAGCGCCGGCAAAACGAGAGTAATGCGTTCATGGGAAGACCAACTCGGAATCAGCAGCGCAGAAGTGCAGATTACGACCGTTATGATGCTGATCCGGCCATCCTCAGCGATGACTTTGCGGGCATGAAGTTCAACAATGATGGCAGTAAGTCTTGTAGCATGG
The Neurospora crassa OR74A linkage group II, whole genome shotgun sequence DNA segment above includes these coding regions:
- a CDS encoding CUE domain-containing protein, with translation MSAPTDSNVSKHATVEPAPESPTTARPFELDDDEAQENVPLGTDTTTTATTQNNTSGSDENPPAKPPRPLTEEQKNQQILKEAFPSIDLTVIKAVLRASRGQIEPAFNALLEMTDPDAVQNDDVPPPPPPRPAAQPGGPTSTERSQLEADEIYARQLAEHFESTAAYEARTANRGTPGSSREPTAARGPHMPPRHRQETGLKPNELYDDREHSFIDDDLPVIKESLRKGFIETQSKVNSWFTTIKKKIDETFDEDENERRQNESNAFMGRPTRNQQRRSADYDRYDADPAILSDDFAGMKFNNDGTPYTAQSTHQQLYGNPHAFRPPPPSKSPKSSDGRKVSFRDTVEDISAYDASPRMQPKDSAAAAPGSSSAAGSATKTSKWQPLSSVDPNPIADNDPFSLGDSDDEFEQGHRRNQSGSSQIKMEDNTATDADHERLRQATADAMADSLVEGDKAKKSEQAK